In Styela clava chromosome 6, kaStyClav1.hap1.2, whole genome shotgun sequence, the genomic window AACTTTGTGTTTTTTAGTATTGCCGGGGGTTGATGATGATCTATATAGATTATAGAGTGATGTAAGCGGTTGACGGTACTATATTCACCTACAATAACTCCTCAATGCACAACAGAACTGATTCTTAACCATCGCTGAGTACAGATAGCGGTTTGAAAGTATCCGCATTACTTGAAAGCGTCAATACCCTACTATATCTACTTAATTTTTCGTAGGTGACATTGACCAAGCACGTGGCCGCTTAGAACAACAAGAACCCGTGCATCTTCAACATGACCTCATCTTAAATATCAATGTCCGTAATAGTGAATCCCGACAAAATCATGTACCGTCTGCATACTTGACTTAACCATATCCTACTTATGGTCGTCAATCAATTAATTGACCATTGAAACTCTGCTTTGTTTGTATGCTTCAACGCGGTACTTGATTACGTAGGCTAGCACATGCGATTAGCTCGTTAGTTCCACGGGATTGCTATCCGCAGATCAGGCAACCAAACTTTAGAAAGCGATTGTTGTCCATTAATTGTATAGCAATGTGTACAGAGATCGACTTCATTCTTCTCAGAACACGAGACTGATGCTCGTGTATCATCTGCCAGTGGTCCAAAACTCGTAGCAGTATATTATCAAACTACGTTCACAATTAAATAGATAGTCATTACCGGTCAGGCTGAAATTAACCAGTCAGTTAACCAAATTTATGACAATGGATGAAGGCGAATAAGTGCAATCATTTACACTGGTATGTTTTATATCTTAGTTGAGAAATACAggtaaaaaatttatatttattttaaaacatgtcATCCTACACGAGAAGTATTTGGTGTTAAGAATCTATTCATAAAACATCATAGATGTTGAAAGCAGAATTAGTATTACAAGTCAGGAATAATGTCCGACATTATCAAGATAAGCAATTTGAACATGCATCGAATAACTCGTCGATCCAGCAATAACGCTAGCGATGACAAAGGTAAGACGAACGAACTTTTTTTCATAACATTACCATTAGGTATTTCTAGTTTTTGTACTAGAAAATTGTCTGTTGCTATGCTAAAACGCCATAGGTACCCCATACGTATACCCATTTGTCAGGAGACAACACGCTGACACTTATTTAATCGTTGCTTTATCTGGTTGTTACTGTCATTATCATTGGACCCATcaacatattttcagaaaaacaaACGAAGCGAAAAAATACTGATGAAGATTCTCTACCAAATTCAAGTATTAATAACTGCAGTACTCCTGaaagtttacattcaatttCGTTGCGTATATCGTTAGACGAGGAAGCTGACAATGACCACTATATCGACGAGGACTCAGACGCACCTTGCTCATCATCACACTCAGACTGCAGTAGTGGATATCCATTACTAGATAGCTCTCGATCACCATCTGAGAGAACTCTACCGGAAACACCAAAGgtatttattgttgtttttcctGGACAATCGTGAGATTGTTTCAGCGTATTTCTCGACAAAAATTCCATGGCCCGTGGTACGATGTAACCTAAagataggcttaccatacgtcccgcttttcagcgttttgtcccgccgtcccgataagtcagccaaaagtcccgtcTTTCCAgcaaaatacacaaacatgttctcgttactgttgtttctgtgtagcgcagcgctaggctacttactgaaggcgaatgcgttcgtttcccgctgattcccattgatggcagacgtatcgcatgtaaaaccaatactaattagtctaaattcgaattatttgtaccggtatcgttaacgtcaattccttcctatttctcgaactgaacccgatatttggacagaatatgcgcatgaaatttcgataacaatatggtcaataaagacagccgatacagctttaaatgtaggaatgtaggcctatgtagtaaaattggaaaatgtgaagttacaaaatcacagctaaggggtcgttgtctttcgaggcgtcccgatttgaagtatatatattatatacagtatatcgttatttattttttcaaaattgctaattttcatttttcagattCATGAAAACAAGAAACATTACAGGTGTAAAACTGGAAACAGTGTGCGgtttgatgaaaataaattattttgttctgATACCACTTATGGGTAAGTTTACTGATAATGTTATATCCAATATATATATCGTATCCAATTTGGGGCCTTATACTTTGCTAAGCTGTGTTGATTCAGAATGAAGTGGTTCAAAATTATTTACGTGTAGAGTCCGAGGTCCTCACACAAACATACTTCAATTCTCTGTTAGAATATCACTTATAGTTTGTTTTCTAAAAATAGGTAATTTGTGTTAATTTTCAGCAAAACTCCTAAATAACTAATCACAGCAAGTGTGAGCTTGAATATTGGTGAGTGGCAACTGCGATATATATGTACATGTAAGAACCTGAGGCACATAGCCTACTAATTTTAGTGATGTTTCGGTACTAATTATAGCTTATTATCTTTACTAGTGTATTCTATATCTTGTTGTGCTTTTGCAGAAGAAACGGCTCCATAGAAAGTCTTTCCTCAGATGATAGAAGGAAGAAGAAAACGGCGAGGGTTTCTAAAGTCGCGTTGAAATCCAATTCTGTTAAAACTGTTCCAACTGAAATAAAACCTTTGCATCCAGATGTAATATCTCTGCTTATGTCAAAAAGACCAAAATCTGCATCGACTTTGACTTTCAGCGACCAAAGAATTGCCACCAAGAATACGCAAACTAGAAACGTTCCCGAATTTAAATCTCGACACACACAGGCCAGTGAGCCAGAAAAACAAATGAACGACATTACGATTCAAGTCCCTGAACTGCACAATATTGGAATTCAATGTAAACGACAAGCAAAAAAACCGAAAGCGATATCCAAAGGCTGCCAAGTCGTTTATGACTCGGTGAAACCTGATGGATCTCACGATCTACCAGATGAAAAACGTTTGGATTACGCGATATCCGCTGTCGGCAAGTCACAAAATATGAATACGCTGAGGACTACGTCTGCGCAATGCTCGAGACAGGAGACATTAgacgaaaattttaaaatgcaggcaagtttatttataacttaaatatatattcgtacCATATTATAATACTTGGAAACTCACTGACTTCTTCAAGTAAATTCTCTTAAGGGATACGACTGATCCTTCACAAtgcagcatatatatatacatatatatatatataattttactagggcagtggttctcaaactttttttgctcgCGGCTCACTaagcaaataataaatattttgccgCACACctgtaataaaataaagttaGCTTCAATGAAATTATTCTGCAAATGTTAATGCAATGTTTGTGCCTCGTTTgggaaacaattgaaacgaggtttcATCGCCCAATCAACATGGTGAAAGGTGGACgtcttgtttacaaatacattatgacataacaatacaatTATGACACGACAACGACCCTTACTACAACGACAAGGCAAATGCAATACTATTTATCAGTCCTATAATAAATAATGCGCACTCAAGTCCCATAAGCTTGCTCGTTGCATGCATGCCTGTTTGTAATACGAATTACGAATagcttattttctaaaattgcaaaaagctcCGTGGCACACCTGAAAATCTCTCGTGGAAAAAACGGTGCACTAGGGGCTCAGGCTATCATATGACCATTTCGATAGTCAACGGAGATGGAAATTTTTGTGATATGAATATTAGGATCGTATTTTGACCTTTTTTCTACCTTTAGGCTAAGCACATTAGGTACCTCATACAAAGTATGacttgttatatatataatatttttaaacagcGGTGCAAATCAGCGCTTGCTATATTGATCACTCGTACCCGTGTATCAAGTTCCTCTGGGAAACGATTGGAAAAAATCCGAGGTGAAACAACTGAGTTCGATGTTGAAACTTCTAGCACAATATCTCTGAAAGTTCATCAACAAGATATTCAACCTAAATACCCTCACCGCGAAAGGTTTGTGTCATTTAGTTTTGTGAAGTGAATTACGCACAACACTTGTAAAAGACATACTCATGTGCAGTATaccaaataaataaacagtGATCTTCTATTTTCAGGCTTTTTACCAAGCGAAGCCCAATTCGTTTCAATCCTAATTCTCGATATGCTATTTGTCCATCACATCGAAACAGAATACTAACCAATCACCGCCCTATCATTTCACCTGAAAAACTGGCAAAGCTAAAGAAAGCTTACGGAAGTAGGTATTGTGTTTACAACACAGGGATTACTTTATATTCGCCCTATTTCTTGACTTCTCCCATAAGAAGACCTGAAAGTTTTAACAAATCCTTTACGGGACTCGACATTTTTCACATTTGTACATAATTTGCAATAGGTGATATAATAAATCAATGAATAATTCTATAACGTTTCTATGTGGAAATTCTCCAGACAGATTTTATGTTGGTTCATATAATAAGATACTACATGTGCCTATAATTGACTTTGCAGATTCTGCTTGCAGAAGTAAATTTTAAATGAGACGTCTATGAATAGAGAAATAGGAAacacaattttataaattctcATAACTTGTTTGAACAAATCGTGTCGCCTCTCCGAATCGAAGCACAGTTGcatacaatttttatgaatttcaaataattcaccTTCCagttttaaattgaattaatttgttGTCGATCAATATCGTTGTTGTGTGAGCTGCTAACCATGAATATTACCTTCCAGAAAACAGTGTTAACATGAGTGGACTGAACGTTCGGAAATTAAGATTGCCGATGCATTGTGGGTACAGATGTATGTCCGCCAACGATGTCAACAATATTGTTAATCGTCTGAGTCATCTTTCGTGTCGTACAATTCATGATTGCTGCAGAGGGTTTGATGACTTACTTGTTTTAGTTACGCTCTAGTATCTTTCAATTGTGCTACGTCATATTCCGTTACCAAATTGTGGATAAAAATGAAGTCAAAATAATACCATCTTATGTTGATTATATCCGAACAATATAGTTTACTCTAGTGAGTCTAGCCTACAAATATTAACCAAATAAAAATGTATGTTTTTGTAACTTAATTTAAATTTCTTTATCTTCCGATATCCTTTATTCTTTAATTAGCTCAAGAATTATCATTTGGTTTTGATTCTCGCTTTCATAGCAATTCAAATGTCGTGCattattgcaaatttattcAGTAATATAACTATATAGGTAAATAAATCTGTACTATTCTTATCAAACCGTATATCTGAAAAATGCATTAATCAACTGACGTCGGATTTTTTCTACTGATGTTTACTGTCAAAAACATCATAATATTGAAATTCGCATATCTATTcggaaaatattcgaaaaaaattgacAGCGAATGTATAATTCTATCACAGTGATCAACCGAATGATCGGGAATATCTGAGATGCCGCACTGCAACTCCCTATAGGAATTCTGACTCAT contains:
- the LOC120331049 gene encoding uncharacterized protein LOC120331049 isoform X1, producing MSDIIKISNLNMHRITRRSSNNASDDKEKQTKRKNTDEDSLPNSSINNCSTPESLHSISLRISLDEEADNDHYIDEDSDAPCSSSHSDCSSGYPLLDSSRSPSERTLPETPKIHENKKHYRCKTGNSVRFDENKLFCSDTTYGRNGSIESLSSDDRRKKKTARVSKVALKSNSVKTVPTEIKPLHPDVISLLMSKRPKSASTLTFSDQRIATKNTQTRNVPEFKSRHTQASEPEKQMNDITIQVPELHNIGIQCKRQAKKPKAISKGCQVVYDSVKPDGSHDLPDEKRLDYAISAVGKSQNMNTLRTTSAQCSRQETLDENFKMQRCKSALAILITRTRVSSSSGKRLEKIRGETTEFDVETSSTISLKVHQQDIQPKYPHRERLFTKRSPIRFNPNSRYAICPSHRNRILTNHRPIISPEKLAKLKKAYGKNSVNMSGLNVRKLRLPMHCGYRCMSANDVNNIVNRLSHLSCRTIHDCCRGDQPNDREYLRCRTATPYRNSDSFQKNLYEVNKLAAKTFDERQKLGFDRIRSAPGNQDESVLENLENVLTKSLHQLDHSLLQAKNVISSLSGLIEQVSPGPQMDDMRTIKSAAHYREPRSQVHTIRRCKSQRGPRKMTIEATCQCVREKINSESKNGGMTNFPAIRSRSGKTLKRFENNL
- the LOC120331049 gene encoding uncharacterized protein LOC120331049 isoform X2, with product MSDIIKISNLNMHRITRRSSNNASDDKEKQTKRKNTDEDSLPNSSINNCSTPESLHSISLRISLDEEADNDHYIDEDSDAPCSSSHSDCSSGYPLLDSSRSPSERTLPETPKIHENKKHYRCKTGNSVRFDENKLFCSDTTYGRNGSIESLSSDDRRKKKTARVSKVALKSNSVKTVPTEIKPLHPDVISLLMSKRPKSASTLTFSDQRIATKNTQTRNVPEFKSRHTQASEPEKQMNDITIQVPELHNIGIQCKRQAKKPKAISKGCQVVYDSVKPDGSHDLPDEKRLDYAISAVGKSQNMNTLRTTSAQCSRQETLDENFKMQRCKSALAILITRTRVSSSSGKRLEKIRGETTEFDVETSSTISLKVHQQDIQPKYPHRERLFTKRSPIRFNPNSRYAICPSHRNRILTNHRPIISPEKLAKLKKAYGKNSVNMSGLNVRKLRLPMHCGYRCMSANDVNNIVNRLSHLSCRTIHDCCRGFDRIRSAPGNQDESVLENLENVLTKSLHQLDHSLLQAKNVISSLSGLIEQVSPGPQMDDMRTIKSAAHYREPRSQVHTIRRCKSQRGPRKMTIEATCQCVREKINSESKNGGMTNFPAIRSRSGKTLKRFENNL